A genomic window from Osmerus eperlanus chromosome 5, fOsmEpe2.1, whole genome shotgun sequence includes:
- the ascl1b gene encoding achaete-scute homolog 1b translates to METTTTTITTTQLAQNACPFEMTERRATITLHAPAQECALPLSHPNSTAAGYQSKTKVLKRQRSSSPELLRCKRRLSFNGLGYSIPQQQPVAVARRNERERNRVKQVNMGFQTLRQHVPNGAANKKMSKVETLRSAVEYIRALQQLLDEHDAVSAAFQCGLPSPTISNSYSADPESPHSTYSSDEGSYEPLSSEEQELLDFTTWFDRY, encoded by the coding sequence ATGGaaactaccaccaccaccatcaccactacgCAACTGGCGCAGAACGCATGCCCCTTTGAAATGACTGAGAGGCGCGCCACAATCACCCTGCACGCTCCAGCCCAGGAGTGCGCGCTCCCATTATCCCACCCCAACTCTACCGCCGCTGGTTACCAAAGCAAGACCAAGGTGCTGAAAAGACAGCGCTCCAGCTCACCGGAGCTCCTGCGCTGCAAGCGGAGACTCAGCTTCAATGGCCTCGGCTACTCCATCCCGCAGCAGCAGCCGGTGGCCGTGGCCCGGCGGAACGAGCGAGAGAGGAACCGGGTCAAGCAGGTCAACATGGGCTTCCAGACGCTGCGTCAGCACGTCCCGAACGGCGCAGCGAACAAGAAGATGAGCAAAGTGGAGACGCTGAGGTCCGCTGTGGAATACATCCGGGCTTTGCAGCAGCTTCTGGACGAGCATGACGCGGTGTCTGCAGCGTTCCAGTGCGGCCTGCCGTCTCCAACCATCTCCAACAGCTACTCTGCCGATCCAGAGTCGCCACACTCCACCTACTCGTCAGACGAGGGCAGCTACGAGCCACTAAGCTCCGAGGAGCAGGAGCTGCTCGACTTTACCACATGGTTTGACAGGTACTGA
- the irf7 gene encoding interferon regulatory factor 7 isoform X1, with the protein MQSYSSTAKPQFAAWLVEQVDSGRYAGLHYVDNRSKFRVPWKHNSRKDCSEEDIKIFRGWAVASGKISENPNDKAKWKTNFRCALNNLTKRFKMVADNSKDPDDPHKVYQIINTEYNYETQPTAEDYEMVPDIYTSLTPTDYPHAYSENVDLLNDMITLNLNGQRPEEQPWVEPYPEVPVCYQPIQALPAEPLPVPPNPPALAPEQQPYNPVNLGVLQPSNQPAIHDLEISIHYRRKEMLKTQVSCSRLQLHYQCEDPTLQAQMLCFPDTASLLDRKQVDYTNHILHSIQKGLLLQVNREGIYGYRQDQCRVFSSTGDPREVHPDPHTLPKNDMVQLLSFEKYLADLKAFKENQANSPDYTIQMCFGEKFPDGKPLERKLVVVKVVPLICRYFHELAQQEGASSIQNDSVSLQISYNSLFDFISSTLGLPYVAEGPQCGVDSF; encoded by the exons ATGCAAAG TTACAGTTCCACCGCCAAACCACAGTTCGCTGCCTGGCTGGTTGAACAGGTGGATTCTGGACGGTATGCAGGTCTTCATTATGTGGACAACCGATCCAAGTTCCGAGTCCCTTGGAAACATAACTCCAGGAAAGACTGCTCTGAGGAGGACATTAAAATATTTAGG GGCTGGGCTGTGGCCAGTGGCAAGATCAGTGAGAATCCCAACGACAAGGCTAAGTGGAAGACCAACTTCCGCTGTGCCCTGAATAACCTCACCAAGCGCTTCAAGATGGTGGCGGACAACTCCAAGGATCCAGATGACCCGCACAAAGTCTACCAAATCATCAACACTGAGT ATAATTATGAGACTCAGCCCACAGCGGAAGACTATGAGATGGTTCCAGACATCTACACCTCTCTGACACCCACAGACTACCCCCACGCTTATTCAGAG AATGTTGACTTGCTCAACGACATGATAACCCTGAACCTCAATGGTCAACGCCCAG AGGAGCAGCCATGGGTGGAGCCCTACCCAGAGGTTCCAGTCTGCTACCAGCCCATCCAGGCCCTGCCTGCTGAGCCCCTACCagtccctcccaaccccccagcCCTGGCTCCAGAGCAGCAGCCTTACAACCCAG TGAATCTAGGGGTGCTGCAGCcatccaaccagccagccatacATGACCTGGAGATCAGCATCCACTACAGGAGGAAGGAGATGCTGAAGACCCAGGTGTCCTGCTCCCGTCTCCAGCTGCACTACCAGTGTGAGGACCCCACGCTCCAGGCACAGATGCTCTGCTTCCCAGACACAGCCAGCCTGCTGGACCGAAAACAG GTGGACTATACCAACCATATCCTCCACAGCATCCAGAAGGGACTACTCCTGCAGGTTAACCGCGAAGGTATCTATGGTTACAGACAGGACCAGTGTCGCGTGTTCTCAAGCACCGGTGACCCAAGAGAGGTTCACCCAGACCCCCACACGCTGCCCAAGAACGACATGGTGCAGCTTCTGAGCTTTGAGAAGTACCTGGCTG ACCTGAAAGCCTTCAAAGAGAACCAAGCCAATTCCCCCGACTACACCATCCAGATGTGCTTCGGGGAGAAGTTCCCAGACGGAaaacccctggagaggaaacTCGTCGTCGTCAAG GTGGTTCCTCTGATCTGTCGCTACTTCCACGAGCTGGCCCAGCAGGAAGGTGCATCTTCTATCCAGAATGACAGCGTTAGCCTGCAGATCTCCTACAACAGTCTGTTTGACTTCATCAGTTCCACTTTGGGTCTGCCGTATGTTGCTGAAGGACCACAGTGTGGAGTGGATTCATTCTAG
- the irf7 gene encoding interferon regulatory factor 7 isoform X2: MQSSTAKPQFAAWLVEQVDSGRYAGLHYVDNRSKFRVPWKHNSRKDCSEEDIKIFRGWAVASGKISENPNDKAKWKTNFRCALNNLTKRFKMVADNSKDPDDPHKVYQIINTEYNYETQPTAEDYEMVPDIYTSLTPTDYPHAYSENVDLLNDMITLNLNGQRPEEQPWVEPYPEVPVCYQPIQALPAEPLPVPPNPPALAPEQQPYNPVNLGVLQPSNQPAIHDLEISIHYRRKEMLKTQVSCSRLQLHYQCEDPTLQAQMLCFPDTASLLDRKQVDYTNHILHSIQKGLLLQVNREGIYGYRQDQCRVFSSTGDPREVHPDPHTLPKNDMVQLLSFEKYLADLKAFKENQANSPDYTIQMCFGEKFPDGKPLERKLVVVKVVPLICRYFHELAQQEGASSIQNDSVSLQISYNSLFDFISSTLGLPYVAEGPQCGVDSF, encoded by the exons ATGCAAAG TTCCACCGCCAAACCACAGTTCGCTGCCTGGCTGGTTGAACAGGTGGATTCTGGACGGTATGCAGGTCTTCATTATGTGGACAACCGATCCAAGTTCCGAGTCCCTTGGAAACATAACTCCAGGAAAGACTGCTCTGAGGAGGACATTAAAATATTTAGG GGCTGGGCTGTGGCCAGTGGCAAGATCAGTGAGAATCCCAACGACAAGGCTAAGTGGAAGACCAACTTCCGCTGTGCCCTGAATAACCTCACCAAGCGCTTCAAGATGGTGGCGGACAACTCCAAGGATCCAGATGACCCGCACAAAGTCTACCAAATCATCAACACTGAGT ATAATTATGAGACTCAGCCCACAGCGGAAGACTATGAGATGGTTCCAGACATCTACACCTCTCTGACACCCACAGACTACCCCCACGCTTATTCAGAG AATGTTGACTTGCTCAACGACATGATAACCCTGAACCTCAATGGTCAACGCCCAG AGGAGCAGCCATGGGTGGAGCCCTACCCAGAGGTTCCAGTCTGCTACCAGCCCATCCAGGCCCTGCCTGCTGAGCCCCTACCagtccctcccaaccccccagcCCTGGCTCCAGAGCAGCAGCCTTACAACCCAG TGAATCTAGGGGTGCTGCAGCcatccaaccagccagccatacATGACCTGGAGATCAGCATCCACTACAGGAGGAAGGAGATGCTGAAGACCCAGGTGTCCTGCTCCCGTCTCCAGCTGCACTACCAGTGTGAGGACCCCACGCTCCAGGCACAGATGCTCTGCTTCCCAGACACAGCCAGCCTGCTGGACCGAAAACAG GTGGACTATACCAACCATATCCTCCACAGCATCCAGAAGGGACTACTCCTGCAGGTTAACCGCGAAGGTATCTATGGTTACAGACAGGACCAGTGTCGCGTGTTCTCAAGCACCGGTGACCCAAGAGAGGTTCACCCAGACCCCCACACGCTGCCCAAGAACGACATGGTGCAGCTTCTGAGCTTTGAGAAGTACCTGGCTG ACCTGAAAGCCTTCAAAGAGAACCAAGCCAATTCCCCCGACTACACCATCCAGATGTGCTTCGGGGAGAAGTTCCCAGACGGAaaacccctggagaggaaacTCGTCGTCGTCAAG GTGGTTCCTCTGATCTGTCGCTACTTCCACGAGCTGGCCCAGCAGGAAGGTGCATCTTCTATCCAGAATGACAGCGTTAGCCTGCAGATCTCCTACAACAGTCTGTTTGACTTCATCAGTTCCACTTTGGGTCTGCCGTATGTTGCTGAAGGACCACAGTGTGGAGTGGATTCATTCTAG